From a region of the Pseudanabaena sp. ABRG5-3 genome:
- the rpsG gene encoding 30S ribosomal protein S7, translated as MSRRTKASKRITPPDSVYNSRLISMLIRRVMSRGKHSVASHIVYKALDTIGERTGNPPLEVFDRAIRNATPLVEVKARRVGGATYQVPMEVRTDRGVALALRWLVQYSRARAGRSMVTKLANELMDAANETGQTIRKREETHKMAEANKAFAHYRY; from the coding sequence ATGTCCCGTAGAACGAAAGCGTCAAAGCGCATAACTCCCCCTGACTCGGTTTATAACAGCCGCCTCATTAGTATGCTGATCCGTCGTGTAATGTCACGCGGCAAGCACTCTGTAGCTTCTCACATTGTTTATAAGGCTCTTGACACCATCGGTGAACGTACAGGCAACCCACCTCTAGAGGTGTTTGACCGTGCCATTCGTAATGCAACCCCATTAGTTGAAGTTAAGGCTCGTCGTGTTGGTGGTGCTACCTATCAAGTACCCATGGAAGTTCGTACAGATCGCGGTGTAGCTCTTGCTCTTCGCTGGTTAGTCCAATACTCCCGCGCTCGTGCTGGACGTAGCATGGTAACTAAGCTGGCTAATGAATTAATGGATGCTGCCAACGAAACTGGTCAAACCATCCGTAAACGTGAAGAAACCCACAAAATGGCAGAAGCAAACAAAGCCTTTGCCCACTACCGTTACTAA
- the fusA gene encoding elongation factor G — MERTIALDKVRNIGIAAHIDAGKTTTTERILFYSGVVHKIGEVHDGTATTDWMAQERERGITITAAAISTSWKDHRINIIDTPGHVDFTIEVERSMRVLDGVVAVFCAVGGVQPQSETVWRQADRYKVPRLVFVNKMDRMGANFLRVREQIRARFGSNAVPIQLPIGSEAELVGIIDLVKMKAYIYKDEIGKDIDEVDIPDDLADLANDWRGKLLESVADSDDVLMEKYLEGEELTEDEVRTGLRKGTLNGKIVPMTCGSAFKNKGVQLLLDAVIDYLPAPSDVKPVQGLLANGEESIREAKDDAPMSALAFKIMSDPYGRLTFVRVYSGILKKGSYALNPVKNKKERISRLIVLKADDRQEVDELRAGDLGAVLGLKDTFTGDTLCDIESPIVLETLFIPEPVISVAVEPKTKQDMEKLSKALQSLSEEDPTFRVATDSETNQTIISGMGELHLEILVDRMKREFNVEANVGAPQVAYRETIRKTVTDIEGKFARQSGGKGQYGHVVINLEPTEPGTGFEFVSKIVGGVIPKEFIKPSEQGMKEACESGILAGYPLIDVRATLVHGSFHDVDSSEMAFKIAGSMAIKEAVMKAQPVLLEPVMKVEVETPEDYMGDVIGDLSRRRGNIAGMDDTPSGKKVESRVPLSEMFGYSTDLRSATQGRASFSMEFSHYEEVPKNVAEAIIAKNKGKKE; from the coding sequence GTGGAACGCACTATTGCCTTAGATAAGGTACGCAATATAGGTATTGCGGCGCATATTGACGCTGGTAAAACCACAACTACAGAACGGATTCTCTTTTATTCTGGCGTTGTTCACAAAATAGGTGAAGTCCATGATGGAACCGCAACGACAGACTGGATGGCACAAGAACGTGAGCGTGGTATTACCATTACTGCCGCAGCGATCAGTACCAGTTGGAAAGATCACCGCATTAACATCATTGATACTCCCGGACACGTAGACTTCACTATTGAAGTAGAACGTTCCATGCGTGTACTTGATGGCGTAGTTGCAGTTTTCTGTGCTGTAGGTGGTGTACAACCTCAGTCTGAAACCGTATGGAGACAAGCAGATCGTTATAAAGTACCTCGCCTCGTATTCGTTAACAAAATGGATCGCATGGGTGCGAACTTTTTGCGAGTAAGAGAGCAAATTCGCGCTCGTTTCGGTTCTAATGCAGTTCCAATCCAACTGCCCATCGGTAGCGAAGCAGAACTCGTAGGTATCATTGATCTCGTCAAAATGAAAGCCTATATCTATAAAGATGAAATAGGTAAGGATATTGACGAAGTAGATATTCCTGATGATCTAGCTGATCTCGCCAATGATTGGCGCGGTAAGTTGCTTGAATCAGTTGCAGATTCTGACGATGTTTTAATGGAAAAATATCTTGAAGGTGAAGAACTCACCGAAGATGAAGTTAGAACAGGTCTGCGTAAAGGAACTTTGAACGGCAAGATCGTACCAATGACTTGTGGTTCTGCTTTCAAAAATAAAGGCGTACAGCTATTACTTGATGCCGTTATCGACTATCTTCCTGCTCCTAGCGATGTTAAACCAGTTCAAGGCTTACTTGCTAATGGCGAAGAATCGATTCGTGAAGCCAAGGATGACGCGCCCATGTCAGCACTTGCCTTCAAAATCATGTCCGATCCCTATGGTCGTCTTACTTTCGTGCGGGTTTATTCTGGCATCTTGAAGAAAGGCTCCTACGCGCTTAATCCTGTTAAGAACAAGAAAGAGCGTATTTCTCGTTTGATCGTATTAAAGGCTGACGATCGCCAAGAAGTTGATGAGCTCAGAGCAGGTGATCTTGGAGCAGTTTTAGGACTGAAAGATACATTCACAGGTGACACTCTTTGCGATATTGAATCGCCAATTGTTCTTGAAACTCTATTCATTCCTGAGCCTGTTATTTCCGTTGCTGTTGAGCCAAAAACAAAACAGGATATGGAAAAATTATCCAAGGCTCTACAGTCTCTGTCTGAGGAAGATCCTACCTTCCGTGTAGCAACAGATTCAGAAACCAATCAAACGATTATCTCTGGCATGGGTGAACTTCACCTTGAGATTCTTGTTGATCGGATGAAGCGTGAGTTTAACGTTGAAGCTAACGTGGGCGCACCTCAAGTTGCTTATCGTGAGACTATTCGCAAGACTGTCACTGATATTGAAGGTAAGTTTGCACGTCAGAGTGGTGGTAAGGGTCAATATGGTCACGTTGTGATCAACTTAGAACCTACTGAGCCAGGTACAGGATTTGAGTTCGTATCGAAGATCGTTGGTGGTGTAATTCCTAAGGAATTCATCAAACCTTCTGAACAAGGTATGAAAGAAGCCTGTGAATCAGGAATTCTGGCAGGCTATCCTCTCATTGATGTTAGAGCAACCCTCGTCCATGGTTCTTTCCATGATGTGGACTCTTCAGAAATGGCTTTCAAAATTGCTGGCTCTATGGCAATTAAGGAAGCTGTAATGAAAGCTCAACCTGTCCTGCTTGAACCTGTAATGAAGGTTGAAGTAGAAACTCCTGAGGACTACATGGGTGATGTCATCGGAGACCTTAGTCGTCGTCGTGGCAACATTGCAGGTATGGATGATACTCCTTCTGGCAAGAAGGTTGAGTCCAGAGTTCCTTTGTCGGAAATGTTTGGTTACTCCACTGACCTGCGTTCAGCAACTCAAGGTAGAGCAAGCTTCTCAATGGAATTCAGCCATTACGAAGAAGTACCGAAGAATGTGGCTGAAGCCATCATTGCTAAAAACAAGGGCAAAAAAGAGTAG
- the tuf gene encoding elongation factor Tu encodes MARAKFERTKPHVNIGTIGHVDHGKTTLTAAITMSLAAAGQATAKAYDQIDAAPEEKARGITINTAHVEYQTTERHYAHVDCPGHADYVKNMITGAAQMDGAILLVSAADGPEPQTREHILLARQVGVPNLVVFLNKEDQMEGEEELVELVELEVRELLSSYDFDGDNIPITRGSALKAVEQMTANPKTQRGENPWVDKIWALMDSVDSYIPTPERAVDKPFLMAVEDVFSITGRGTVATGRIERGTVKVGDTVELVGIRETRSTTVTGIEMFKKSLEEGLAGDNAGLLLRGIQKNDIERGIVLAKPKSINPHTQFEGQVYILTEKEGGRKTPFFPGYRPQFYVRTTDVTGTIVSFTADDGSDAEMVMPGDRIKVTVELINPIAIEQEMRFAIREGGRTVGSGVVTNILK; translated from the coding sequence ATGGCACGCGCTAAATTTGAGAGAACTAAACCCCACGTTAATATTGGTACTATTGGTCACGTTGACCACGGTAAGACCACTTTAACTGCTGCAATCACCATGTCCTTGGCAGCAGCAGGGCAAGCAACCGCAAAAGCATATGACCAAATCGATGCTGCTCCTGAAGAAAAAGCTCGCGGTATTACCATTAACACCGCTCACGTTGAGTATCAAACCACTGAGCGTCACTATGCTCACGTTGACTGTCCAGGTCACGCTGACTATGTTAAGAACATGATCACTGGGGCAGCGCAAATGGACGGAGCTATTTTGCTCGTATCTGCGGCTGATGGCCCTGAGCCTCAAACTCGTGAGCACATCTTGCTTGCTCGTCAGGTAGGTGTACCTAACCTAGTAGTTTTCTTGAACAAAGAAGACCAAATGGAAGGCGAAGAAGAACTCGTTGAACTCGTTGAACTCGAAGTTCGTGAGTTGCTCTCCTCCTACGACTTTGATGGCGACAATATTCCCATCACTCGTGGTTCTGCCTTGAAAGCTGTTGAGCAAATGACCGCTAATCCTAAGACCCAACGTGGTGAAAATCCTTGGGTTGATAAGATTTGGGCTTTGATGGATTCCGTTGACTCCTATATTCCTACTCCTGAGCGTGCTGTTGACAAGCCCTTCTTGATGGCTGTTGAAGACGTATTCTCGATCACTGGTCGTGGTACTGTTGCGACTGGTCGTATTGAGCGTGGTACTGTCAAGGTTGGCGATACCGTTGAACTCGTTGGTATCAGAGAGACCCGTTCCACTACCGTTACTGGTATTGAAATGTTCAAGAAGAGCTTGGAAGAAGGTCTGGCTGGAGACAATGCAGGTCTGTTGCTCCGTGGTATTCAAAAGAATGATATCGAGCGCGGTATCGTATTGGCTAAGCCTAAGTCAATTAATCCTCACACTCAATTTGAAGGTCAAGTTTACATTTTGACCGAAAAAGAAGGTGGTCGTAAGACTCCTTTCTTCCCTGGCTACCGTCCTCAGTTCTATGTACGTACAACTGACGTGACTGGAACCATTGTTAGCTTCACTGCTGATGATGGCAGCGATGCAGAAATGGTCATGCCTGGCGATCGCATCAAGGTAACTGTTGAGTTGATCAACCCCATCGCGATCGAGCAAGAAATGCGCTTCGCAATCCGTGAAGGTGGTCGCACCGTTGGATCTGGCGTTGTTACCAATATCTTGAAGTAA
- the tpiA gene encoding triose-phosphate isomerase, producing the protein MPKIVIAGNWKMYKTQSEAKAFFSEFSAQLKATASQAVIANQQILICVPYTNLGILQTVVPSLGQANLSIGAQNVHWAENGAFTGEISAPMLVELGIKHVIIGHSERRQFFGETDETVNKRLKAAQAHGLTPILCVGESKQQRDANETESWIFSQLAADLVDVDQNNLIIAYEPIWAIGTGDTCASSEANRVIGLIRSKLTNRDVTIQYGGSVKPDNIDEIMAQPEIDGVLVGGASLDPAGFARIVNYR; encoded by the coding sequence TTGCCTAAAATCGTTATTGCTGGCAACTGGAAAATGTATAAAACCCAGTCCGAAGCCAAAGCATTTTTCTCAGAATTTTCCGCCCAACTCAAAGCCACCGCATCCCAAGCGGTGATCGCTAATCAGCAAATCCTTATTTGCGTTCCTTATACAAATCTAGGCATCTTACAAACAGTTGTGCCATCTCTTGGTCAAGCCAACCTCAGTATTGGGGCTCAAAATGTCCATTGGGCAGAAAATGGCGCATTTACAGGTGAGATTTCTGCACCAATGCTAGTTGAGCTTGGCATCAAGCATGTGATCATTGGACATAGTGAGCGTCGTCAGTTTTTTGGTGAAACCGATGAAACTGTAAACAAACGTCTTAAGGCAGCACAGGCTCATGGACTTACCCCCATCCTCTGTGTTGGTGAAAGCAAACAACAACGTGATGCCAACGAAACTGAATCTTGGATTTTCTCGCAACTTGCGGCAGATCTTGTAGATGTTGACCAAAATAATTTGATCATTGCGTACGAGCCAATTTGGGCGATCGGCACAGGTGATACCTGTGCATCCAGCGAAGCTAATCGCGTAATTGGTCTAATTCGTAGTAAACTAACAAATCGCGACGTTACAATTCAATATGGTGGTTCCGTCAAACCAGATAATATCGACGAAATCATGGCGCAACCTGAAATCGATGGTGTGCTAGTTGGTGGGGCCAGTCTTGACCCAGCAGGCTTTGCCAGAATTGTGAATTATCGTTAA
- the rpsL gene encoding 30S ribosomal protein S12: protein MPTIQQLIRSERQTINTKTKSPALKSCPQRRGVCTRVYTTTPKKPNSALRKVARVRLTSGFEVTAYIPGIGHNLQEHSVVMIRGGRVKDLPGVRYHIIRGTLDTSGVKDRKQGRSKYGAKRPKPGQAPAASTGKKKK from the coding sequence ATGCCCACGATCCAACAGCTCATCCGCAGTGAGCGCCAAACCATAAATACAAAGACAAAGTCTCCTGCCCTAAAAAGTTGTCCTCAACGCAGGGGAGTATGTACGCGCGTCTACACTACAACACCCAAAAAGCCTAACTCTGCACTTAGAAAAGTGGCACGGGTACGCTTGACTTCTGGATTTGAAGTCACCGCATACATCCCTGGCATTGGGCATAACCTCCAAGAGCACTCCGTTGTGATGATTAGAGGCGGTCGTGTAAAAGATTTACCAGGTGTGCGTTACCACATTATCCGTGGCACTCTCGATACTTCAGGCGTAAAGGATCGCAAGCAAGGACGCTCTAAGTATGGTGCAAAGAGACCAAAGCCCGGTCAAGCCCCAGCCGCAAGCACTGGCAAGAAGAAAAAATAA